The following are from one region of the Sorghum bicolor cultivar BTx623 chromosome 2, Sorghum_bicolor_NCBIv3, whole genome shotgun sequence genome:
- the LOC110432418 gene encoding atherin-like isoform X1 has product MARHNVHTLGLGVRLTGRQGREGAEVGRRPPGGSRRGGGVAREIRRAKVTRLAYATQATRQFRILRKPHLKPTAPLSVLLDAPTPPPAAALCSSPSPLPVSPGPNRNGQAEVSSRSPPGHGPPRALPFARAGGSAEGAGAACAAAQRRAARGAPRRPPAAGGDGVHDHGLRAPHGQHQHPRRHGPDACRPLLAADALIGSSAPPATTVLLRVYILLLFGIGREKGEARRGGDRIGSEEAVLLP; this is encoded by the exons ATGGCGCGGCACAATGTCCATACCTTGGGCCTTGGCGTTCGGTTAACGGGCCGTCAAGGCAGAGAGGGAGCAGAGGTGGGCAGGCGGCCCCCAGGTGGCAGCCGCAGAGGTGGCGGTGTGGCACGTGAAATTCGGCGGGCGAAGGTGACCCGGCTGGCGTACGCAACGCAAGCGACCCGGCAGTTTCGAATCCTCCGAAAGCCTCATTTAAAGCCCACGGCACCACTCTCCGTCCTCCTCGATGCTCCCACCCCAccccccgccgccgccctctGTTCTTCGCCTTCCCCCCTCCCCGTCTCTCCTGGCCCCAACCGCAATGGCCAAGCGGAGGTTTCTTCTCGCTCTCCTCCTGGTCACGGCCCTCCTCGCGCTCTCCCTTTCGCAAG GGCTGGTGGAAGCGCGGAAGGTGCAGGTGCTGCGTGCGCTGCGGCACAACGACGAGCGGCGCGCGGCGCCCCTCGGCGGCCGCCTGCTGCCGGAGGAGATGGCGTACACGACCATGGACTACGGGCCCCCCACGGCCAACACCAACACCCACGGCGGCATGGTCCCGACGCCTGCAGACCCCTCCTCGCCGCCGACGCACTGATCGGATCATCGGCCCCACCGGCGACGACTGTCTTGTTGCGCGTATATATACTACTGTTATTTGGGATTGGAAGAGAAAAGGGCGAAGCCAGAAGGGGAGGggatcggatcggatcggaagaagctgttcttctcccttga
- the LOC110432418 gene encoding uncharacterized protein LOC110432418 isoform X2, whose protein sequence is MLPPHPPPPPSVLRLPPSPSLLAPTAMAKRRFLLALLLVTALLALSLSQGLVEARKVQVLRALRHNDERRAAPLGGRLLPEEMAYTTMDYGPPTANTNTHGGMVPTPADPSSPPTH, encoded by the exons ATGCTCCCACCCCAccccccgccgccgccctctGTTCTTCGCCTTCCCCCCTCCCCGTCTCTCCTGGCCCCAACCGCAATGGCCAAGCGGAGGTTTCTTCTCGCTCTCCTCCTGGTCACGGCCCTCCTCGCGCTCTCCCTTTCGCAAG GGCTGGTGGAAGCGCGGAAGGTGCAGGTGCTGCGTGCGCTGCGGCACAACGACGAGCGGCGCGCGGCGCCCCTCGGCGGCCGCCTGCTGCCGGAGGAGATGGCGTACACGACCATGGACTACGGGCCCCCCACGGCCAACACCAACACCCACGGCGGCATGGTCCCGACGCCTGCAGACCCCTCCTCGCCGCCGACGCACTGA
- the LOC8060241 gene encoding uncharacterized protein LOC8060241: MERAPALCLLTTLLALYFLVPSSAVPLSRVQRMSMQEDDQIPSVESSTLEPKIKMERFVQEDDESMVTARMAFETQDYSPPGPNNHHKPPGWR, translated from the exons ATGGAGAGGGCACCGGCTCTGTGTCTTCTGACCACCTTGTTGGCATTATATTTCTTGGTTCCCTCCAGTGCTGTACCTCTCTCAA GAGTGCAAAGGATGTCCATGCAAGAGGATGATCAGATACCATCGGTTGAAAGCAGCACTCTAGAGCCAAAG ATAAAAATGGAGAGGTTTGTGCAAGAGGATGATGAATCCATGGTCACCGCAAGGATGGCCTTCGAGACACAGGACTACTCTCCCCCGGGGCCCAACAACCACCACAAACCACCGGGCTGGAGGTGA